A genome region from Aphelocoma coerulescens isolate FSJ_1873_10779 chromosome Z unlocalized genomic scaffold, UR_Acoe_1.0 ChrZ, whole genome shotgun sequence includes the following:
- the MED18 gene encoding mediator of RNA polymerase II transcription subunit 18 has protein sequence MEAPPVTMMPVTGGTINMMEYLLQGSVLDQSLESLLHRLRGLCDNMEPETFLDHEMVFLLKGQQASPFVLRARRSMDKSGMPWHLRYLGQPEIGDKNRHALVRNCVDIATSDNLTDFLVEMGFRMDHEFVAKGHVFRKGIMKIVVYKIFRILMPGNTESIEPLSLSYLVELNVVAPAGQDIVSDDMRNFAEQLKPLVHLEKIDPKRLM, from the exons ATGGAGGCGCCGCCGGTGACCATGATGCCCGTGACGGGCGGCACCATCAACATGATGGAGTACCTGCTCCAAG GGAGTGTGCTGGACCAGAGCCTGGAGAGCCTCCTGCACCGCCTGCGCGGGCTGTGCGACAACATGGAGCCCGAGACCTTCCTGGACCACGAGATGGTGTTCCTGCTGAAGGGGCAGCAGGCCAGCCCCTTCGTGCTACGCGCCCGGCGCTCCATGGACAAGAGCGGGATGCCCTGGCACCTGCGCTATCTGGGACAGCCCGAAATAGGCGACAAGAACCGCCACGCGCTGGTGCGCAACTGTGTGGACATCGCCACGTCCGACAACCTGACGGACTTCCTGGTGGAGATGGGCTTCCGTATGGACCACGAGTTCGTGGCCAAAGGGCACGTGTTCCGCAAGGGCATCATGAAGATAGTGGTGTACAAGATCTTCCGCATCCTGATGCCAGGAAACACGGAGAGCATTGAGCCACTCTCCCTCTCCTACTTGGTGGAGCTCAACGTGGTCGCACCAGCAGGGCAGGACATTGTTTCTGATGACATGAGGAACTTTGCTGAGCAGCTGAAGCCTCTAGTGCACCTGGAGAAAATTGACCCCAAAAGACTAATGTGA